Proteins encoded in a region of the Methanofollis tationis genome:
- a CDS encoding phenylacetate--CoA ligase family protein has protein sequence MSNVRKLLYLRRAMRNQWLKRKEIEEIQRRMMRGMIVHAYDNVPFYHRKFREAGVIPDDIRTVEDLRKIPITTKKELKENFSDLIARGVDPSSCWMPRTSGSTGIPLKAAYGKRDEDYQKAIALRPNLACGQNLRDPWAVLTAPHHILDKKHWFQKLRFLSPSFVNIFADLQEQIRLLEEMQPRVIDGYPSALYLLAREMKRTGRKTINPEIIFSTAEHLSPEMREGIESTFRIRMYDQFGCVEMGRTAWECPEHAGYHMDIDAVVMEFLRDGEPVASGERGEIVYTGLYHYAMPRIRYAVGDVGVPTDEECPCGRGLPLMKEVEGRSDSFIQTPDGRIYPQMTFWAIMRTFAHAEEIAQFRVIQERTDAITVPVVRGKNYREGIDEEIRRHIVGVLGDDVRITVSPVDELPRDPTGKVRTVISHAQIQW, from the coding sequence GTGAGCAATGTCAGAAAACTCCTGTATCTCAGACGGGCGATGCGGAATCAGTGGCTGAAACGGAAGGAGATCGAAGAGATCCAGAGGCGCATGATGCGGGGGATGATCGTGCACGCCTATGACAACGTGCCCTTCTACCACAGGAAGTTCAGAGAGGCAGGAGTGATCCCCGATGATATCCGGACCGTTGAAGATCTCCGGAAAATACCGATAACCACAAAAAAAGAACTCAAAGAGAATTTTTCCGACCTGATCGCCCGCGGGGTCGATCCCTCCTCGTGCTGGATGCCCAGGACCAGCGGATCGACAGGGATACCGCTCAAAGCGGCCTATGGGAAGAGAGACGAAGATTATCAGAAGGCGATTGCACTCAGGCCGAACCTTGCGTGCGGCCAGAATCTCCGGGATCCCTGGGCGGTGCTCACGGCGCCCCACCACATCCTTGACAAAAAACACTGGTTCCAGAAGCTCAGGTTTCTCTCACCCTCTTTTGTCAATATATTCGCAGACCTGCAAGAGCAGATCAGGCTTCTCGAAGAGATGCAGCCGCGGGTCATCGACGGATATCCCTCGGCGCTCTACCTGCTGGCACGGGAGATGAAGCGGACCGGCAGAAAGACGATCAACCCGGAGATCATCTTCAGCACGGCCGAACACCTCTCGCCCGAGATGCGGGAGGGGATCGAATCCACATTCAGGATCAGGATGTACGACCAGTTCGGGTGCGTCGAGATGGGGCGGACGGCCTGGGAGTGTCCCGAACATGCGGGCTACCACATGGACATCGATGCGGTGGTGATGGAGTTTCTCCGGGACGGCGAGCCGGTCGCTTCGGGCGAGCGGGGAGAGATCGTGTACACCGGGCTCTACCACTATGCGATGCCGCGGATCAGGTACGCTGTCGGCGATGTCGGGGTCCCGACCGACGAGGAGTGTCCCTGCGGGCGGGGACTGCCCCTGATGAAAGAGGTCGAAGGGCGATCGGACTCGTTCATCCAGACGCCTGACGGGAGGATCTATCCCCAGATGACCTTCTGGGCGATCATGAGGACGTTTGCGCACGCCGAAGAGATCGCACAGTTCAGGGTGATACAGGAGAGAACAGACGCCATCACCGTCCCGGTCGTCAGGGGCAAAAATTACCGGGAGGGGATCGACGAAGAGATCAGGAGGCACATCGTCGGCGTGCTGGGCGATGACGTGAGGATCACGGTCAGCCCGGTCGACGAACTCCCGCGGGATCCCACCGGCAAGGTGAGAACGGTGATCTCCCATGCGCAGATCCAGTGGTGA
- a CDS encoding MOP flippase family protein yields MISLEIQTVRGISWSGVSQVVSQGLQFLVKILLARLLVPEDFGLLGMALVFTMFIETVNDIGLSAAIIQKKGITEKHLSTAFWVGLMLGGILFALAVLASPFIAGFFGEPLLRSIVVVLSLSFIFGSFGIVHRTMLMKRIDFKKVAITEIWTAGIAGIASLILAVLGYGVWSLVLGSVMASLGSSALLWVLCPWRPSRTLDRESFLDLFGYGKNAMGSQILGYIDTNIDYLLIAKFLDATSLGLYTLAFQMAVFPFRRISRIIGRVTFPAFSAIQDDNEQIRLGYLKTVSYTSLMTFPMLAGLAVVAPVFIPVAIGENWVPMVLPLQILSVYGILKSVEANANPVLMGKGRPDLYVRYEILSVSIISLAIYLGMTFGITGVAAAITLAFCGLFFVIQTIANRLIGLKYAAIVSAVHPAAIGSGVMVAAVWLFLSFSGRYMSESVSLVSSIVLGVMVYTAVIMVVDSRSVEEIKSVIRHIVGASVGPNQIRAPK; encoded by the coding sequence TTGATAAGTCTTGAAATCCAGACCGTCAGGGGGATCAGCTGGTCAGGCGTATCGCAGGTGGTATCCCAGGGATTACAGTTTCTCGTAAAGATCCTGCTGGCCCGCCTTCTCGTTCCTGAAGACTTCGGCCTCCTCGGCATGGCGCTCGTCTTCACGATGTTCATCGAGACCGTCAACGACATCGGTCTGAGCGCCGCCATCATCCAGAAAAAAGGGATCACAGAGAAGCACCTCTCCACCGCTTTCTGGGTGGGCCTCATGCTGGGGGGCATCCTCTTTGCCCTGGCCGTACTCGCATCTCCGTTCATCGCCGGGTTCTTCGGCGAACCCCTGCTGCGGTCGATCGTCGTCGTCCTCTCCCTGAGTTTTATCTTCGGCTCGTTCGGCATCGTCCACAGGACCATGCTGATGAAGAGGATCGATTTCAAGAAGGTCGCCATCACCGAGATCTGGACGGCCGGCATAGCCGGGATCGCCTCCCTGATCCTGGCCGTCCTCGGCTATGGTGTCTGGAGCCTTGTCCTGGGCTCGGTGATGGCGAGCCTTGGCAGTTCTGCTCTGTTGTGGGTGCTCTGCCCCTGGCGGCCGTCAAGGACCCTGGACCGGGAGAGTTTCCTGGATCTCTTCGGCTACGGGAAGAACGCGATGGGATCGCAGATCCTCGGCTACATCGACACGAATATCGACTACCTCCTCATCGCAAAGTTTCTTGACGCAACCTCTCTTGGCCTCTACACTCTTGCCTTCCAGATGGCGGTCTTTCCGTTCAGGCGGATATCGCGGATCATCGGCCGGGTGACCTTCCCGGCCTTCTCGGCGATCCAGGACGACAACGAACAGATCAGGCTTGGCTATCTCAAGACGGTCAGTTACACCTCCTTGATGACGTTTCCCATGCTCGCCGGCCTTGCCGTCGTCGCACCGGTCTTCATCCCGGTCGCCATCGGAGAGAACTGGGTCCCGATGGTGCTGCCCCTGCAGATCCTCTCCGTGTACGGGATCCTCAAGTCCGTTGAAGCCAACGCGAACCCGGTCCTGATGGGCAAGGGCCGGCCCGACCTCTATGTGAGATATGAGATCCTCTCTGTCTCCATCATTTCTCTTGCGATATATCTGGGGATGACCTTCGGGATCACCGGTGTTGCCGCCGCCATCACGCTGGCGTTCTGCGGTCTTTTCTTTGTCATTCAGACCATTGCCAACCGTCTCATCGGGCTGAAATATGCCGCTATTGTCAGTGCGGTCCACCCGGCCGCCATAGGCTCCGGGGTGATGGTCGCCGCCGTCTGGCTCTTCCTGAGCTTCAGCGGGCGGTATATGTCAGAGAGCGTCTCCCTGGTCTCGTCGATCGTCCTCGGGGTCATGGTCTACACCGCTGTGATCATGGTGGTGGACAGCAGGTCTGTAGAAGAGATAAAATCGGTCATCCGGCATATCGTCGGCGCCTCTGTCGGGCCGAACCAGATAAGGGCGCCGAAATGA
- a CDS encoding carbohydrate-binding protein — protein MFAALMLVCLAQAASAATVHVAASDSTAELKSQADYICDGYNDQVEIQAAINALPASGGEVVLAEGKFSLGSSVTLKSNTVLRGAGEEKTILTFSSGRVDISGVQYVTVGDFKLLGTGAIFIKNAKHITAERIYAYDISNVQWGAFQVRADGYVTEDIKLIDCTADYIARHGFVNDGTNGGLIKDMQFIRCKALSCGLHNRIASEYGTWVTGFDITETVDIENVLLDSCVADNNWESGFHIEYFPKKTNVTFKNCLSTNNGRVKQYSTDEKIWMAGYTVSGDVTLINCTAENNMKGIFFNTGHWVSGGVFVDVPGTPKFFNFHDVGSNIGLYMLGARRGVLENCVFENSETYAIYDYKSWGITFNNCDFVNPAGVKGVYIQNVVANSQDWSGVNLIFDENYQYNPGQEPTPVPTPVPTPEPTPVPTEPLAVPGIVAVEQYDAGGEGVAYHDTTAGNQENTLRTDDVDIVTRPWDDGYLIGYIDEGEWINYTVNVEEAGVYDVEFLVYAKNAGRTLTLAIDGEEACTVEVPAEGSWTIPLKPTAQVTFPTAGEHVVTLTFAGGDMNVGSMSFALAGPVPEPTPEPTPEPTPEPTPVPKDEPVSLSTPLPGIVAVEQYDAGGEGVAYHDTTAGNQENTLRTDDVDIVTRAWYDGYLIGYIAEGEWINYTVNVEEAGVYNVEFLFYAKSPGRILTLAIDGEEACTVVVPAGGSWTTPLNPTAQVIFPTAGEHVVTLTFTGGDMNVGPMSFALAGPIPEPAPEGMMVLPGIVAVEQYDAGGEGVAYHDTTAGNQENTLRTDDVDIVTRSWNDGYLIGYIAEGEWINYTVYVEAAGTYDVEFLVYTKIGGRTLSLAIDGEEACTVEIPAGGTWTKPLKPTAQVTFPTAGEHVLTMAFAGGDMNVGPLTFERSN, from the coding sequence TTGTTTGCAGCACTCATGCTCGTCTGTCTCGCACAGGCAGCCAGTGCGGCAACGGTCCATGTCGCTGCAAGCGACAGCACGGCTGAACTGAAAAGTCAGGCTGATTATATCTGCGACGGGTATAATGACCAGGTAGAGATCCAGGCGGCAATCAACGCACTGCCAGCCAGCGGCGGCGAAGTGGTCCTGGCAGAAGGCAAATTCAGCCTCGGATCATCTGTCACGTTAAAGTCGAACACTGTTTTGAGAGGAGCAGGAGAGGAAAAAACGATCCTGACATTCTCATCAGGCAGAGTGGATATCTCAGGCGTGCAGTATGTCACCGTCGGTGACTTCAAACTCCTCGGGACTGGAGCAATTTTCATCAAGAACGCAAAGCACATCACGGCCGAGCGGATCTATGCGTATGACATCTCCAATGTCCAGTGGGGCGCCTTCCAGGTAAGAGCGGACGGTTATGTCACCGAAGACATCAAGCTGATCGACTGCACCGCCGATTACATTGCACGTCACGGATTTGTGAACGACGGGACCAACGGTGGCCTGATAAAAGATATGCAGTTTATACGCTGCAAGGCGCTCAGCTGCGGTCTTCACAACAGGATCGCGTCAGAGTACGGCACCTGGGTGACCGGCTTCGATATCACGGAGACCGTCGACATCGAGAATGTCCTGCTTGACTCCTGCGTCGCGGACAACAACTGGGAATCCGGTTTCCACATCGAGTACTTCCCCAAAAAGACCAATGTAACATTCAAAAACTGCCTTTCCACAAACAACGGCAGGGTAAAGCAGTACTCAACCGATGAGAAGATCTGGATGGCCGGCTACACCGTCTCCGGTGACGTCACCCTGATCAACTGCACGGCCGAGAACAACATGAAGGGGATCTTCTTCAACACCGGCCACTGGGTATCTGGCGGCGTATTTGTCGACGTCCCTGGCACTCCGAAGTTCTTCAACTTCCATGATGTCGGCTCCAACATCGGCCTCTACATGCTGGGTGCACGCAGAGGCGTGCTGGAAAACTGTGTATTTGAAAACTCGGAGACCTACGCGATCTATGACTACAAGTCGTGGGGCATCACGTTCAACAACTGCGATTTCGTGAACCCTGCGGGGGTCAAGGGCGTCTACATCCAGAATGTTGTCGCAAACTCACAGGACTGGAGCGGCGTGAACCTCATCTTCGATGAGAATTACCAGTACAACCCGGGTCAGGAACCAACCCCTGTACCAACCCCTGTACCGACGCCGGAACCAACGCCGGTTCCAACCGAGCCCCTGGCAGTGCCGGGGATCGTCGCTGTAGAGCAGTATGACGCCGGCGGCGAGGGCGTCGCATACCACGACACCACCGCAGGCAACCAGGAAAACACCCTCAGGACCGATGACGTCGATATCGTCACACGGCCATGGGACGACGGTTACCTCATCGGATACATCGACGAGGGCGAATGGATCAACTACACCGTGAACGTCGAGGAGGCAGGCGTCTATGACGTCGAGTTCCTTGTCTACGCAAAGAACGCAGGAAGAACCCTCACCCTTGCGATCGACGGTGAAGAGGCATGCACCGTCGAGGTCCCGGCAGAAGGGAGCTGGACAATTCCGCTGAAACCGACCGCACAGGTGACCTTCCCGACCGCAGGCGAGCACGTCGTCACCCTGACATTCGCAGGCGGGGACATGAACGTCGGGTCCATGTCGTTCGCACTCGCAGGACCGGTCCCGGAGCCGACGCCTGAACCAACACCAGAACCGACGCCTGAACCGACGCCGGTGCCAAAAGACGAACCGGTTTCTCTTTCGACACCCCTACCCGGCATCGTCGCTGTAGAGCAGTATGACGCCGGCGGCGAGGGCGTCGCATACCACGACACCACCGCAGGCAACCAGGAAAACACCCTCAGGACCGATGACGTCGATATCGTCACCCGTGCATGGTACGACGGCTACCTCATCGGATACATCGCCGAGGGCGAGTGGATCAACTACACCGTAAACGTCGAGGAGGCAGGCGTCTATAACGTCGAGTTCCTTTTCTACGCAAAGAGCCCAGGAAGGATCCTCACCCTTGCGATCGACGGGGAAGAGGCATGCACCGTCGTGGTCCCGGCAGGAGGATCCTGGACGACACCCCTGAACCCGACCGCACAGGTGATCTTCCCGACCGCAGGCGAGCATGTCGTCACCCTGACATTCACCGGCGGGGACATGAACGTCGGGCCCATGTCGTTTGCACTCGCAGGGCCAATCCCCGAACCGGCGCCAGAAGGTATGATGGTACTGCCCGGCATCGTCGCGGTCGAGCAGTATGATGCCGGCGGCGAGGGCGTCGCATACCACGACACCACCGCAGGCAACCAGGAAAACACCCTCAGGACCGATGACGTCGATATCGTCACCCGCTCATGGAACGACGGCTACCTCATCGGATACATCGCCGAGGGCGAATGGATCAACTACACCGTATATGTCGAGGCGGCCGGAACATATGACGTCGAGTTCCTCGTCTACACGAAGATCGGAGGCAGAACTCTCAGCCTTGCGATCGACGGAGAAGAGGCATGCACCGTCGAAATCCCGGCAGGAGGAACCTGGACAAAGCCGCTGAAGCCGACCGCACAGGTGACCTTCCCGACTGCAGGCGAGCATGTCCTCACCATGGCGTTTGCAGGCGGAGACATGAACGTCGGTCCCCTGACCTTCGAACGCAGCAATTAA
- the epsC gene encoding serine O-acetyltransferase EpsC produces the protein MQDLLPYLRRPETAASYGRIRSGYIVLRYALMHRGYRAVFFYRLARKTREKNPGFFLPLLNILNRILNAISISTGSEIGAGLFIPHAQCIVIGYSSKIGRNVTVYQGVTLGQVPGKRKNGRTFPTIGDNVMLGAGAKILGPVTIGNNAMIGANAVVLSDIPENAVAAGVPARVVGRVHDNYPTLLKKERQHAFEHSGDKIGRKSDEF, from the coding sequence ATGCAGGATCTCCTGCCCTATCTCAGGCGACCGGAAACCGCCGCCTCCTATGGGCGCATACGGTCCGGGTATATCGTACTCAGATACGCCCTCATGCACAGGGGCTATAGGGCCGTTTTCTTTTACCGCCTGGCGAGGAAGACCAGAGAAAAAAATCCCGGGTTCTTCCTCCCGCTTCTGAACATACTCAACCGCATCTTAAACGCGATCTCCATCTCCACAGGTTCGGAGATCGGTGCCGGTCTCTTCATCCCCCATGCCCAGTGCATCGTCATCGGCTACTCCTCGAAGATCGGGCGAAATGTGACCGTGTACCAGGGCGTCACCCTCGGGCAGGTGCCCGGGAAGAGAAAGAACGGGAGAACGTTCCCGACGATCGGCGACAACGTGATGCTCGGGGCCGGTGCGAAGATCCTGGGTCCGGTGACGATCGGGAACAATGCGATGATCGGTGCAAACGCCGTTGTGCTCTCTGACATCCCTGAAAACGCCGTCGCCGCCGGCGTCCCGGCGCGGGTGGTCGGGAGGGTGCACGACAATTATCCGACCCTGTTGAAAAAGGAGCGACAGCATGCATTCGAGCATTCGGGCGATAAAATAGGGAGAAAATCCGATGAATTTTAA
- a CDS encoding glycosyl hydrolase family 28-related protein, producing MTGAMTLYVATADSSPEEKRYADRLCDGAGDQIEIQKAINDLPGEGGEVVLLSGHFRCDETIRLRSGTVLSGKGAGITVLNFTRGTIYLRDIRGVVVRDLGTTGSGAVWIYNSNAVRVRNVSATTDTSAHGAFWIYAHNAVVEDIEFVNCTALNCSRHGFINNGEGTTKLVKNVRYINCTAINSGLFERYNPWSTGFDLAENSDLEDCVVSGCLAEGSWESGFHIENNPTKINVLIENCISRNNGQRENADFGAGYLISGDVTLKNCISENNRRGYYVVTARTPGHPVITDCMDRGSGQSYVLKDTAEIRIQNSSSIDASNMGISVIRSKNITISNFTLKNAAHENIICHSLGIPLQESEAGYYELQNIGGMYSCGISVEMSKNVMFSGTIAGNESEEPGTPGSVIRRGVIATIIGSIVLYFAYRTLKKIKNI from the coding sequence GTGACAGGCGCCATGACGCTCTACGTAGCCACCGCTGACAGTTCGCCTGAAGAAAAACGATATGCAGATCGTCTCTGCGACGGGGCCGGGGATCAGATCGAGATACAGAAAGCGATAAACGATCTTCCTGGAGAGGGAGGCGAGGTCGTTCTCCTCTCCGGACACTTCAGGTGCGATGAGACCATCAGGCTCCGCTCCGGCACCGTGCTCTCGGGGAAGGGCGCCGGCATCACCGTGCTCAACTTTACCAGAGGAACGATCTATCTCAGGGACATCAGGGGCGTGGTGGTCAGGGACCTGGGCACGACCGGTAGCGGAGCGGTATGGATCTACAACAGCAACGCCGTTCGCGTGCGCAACGTCTCCGCTACCACCGATACCTCTGCACACGGGGCATTCTGGATTTATGCGCACAACGCCGTCGTCGAAGATATCGAGTTCGTCAACTGCACCGCCCTCAACTGTTCACGCCACGGTTTCATCAACAACGGCGAAGGGACGACGAAACTGGTGAAAAATGTCAGGTATATCAACTGCACAGCCATAAATTCCGGGCTGTTCGAGCGTTACAACCCCTGGTCCACCGGATTCGATCTTGCAGAGAACAGTGATCTCGAGGACTGCGTGGTCAGCGGGTGCCTGGCCGAGGGATCCTGGGAGTCGGGGTTCCATATCGAGAACAACCCCACGAAGATCAATGTTCTGATCGAAAACTGCATCAGCCGCAACAACGGACAGAGGGAAAACGCCGATTTCGGTGCCGGTTATCTGATATCGGGCGATGTCACCCTGAAGAACTGCATCTCCGAGAACAACAGACGGGGATATTATGTGGTAACGGCCCGGACGCCCGGACATCCGGTGATCACAGACTGCATGGACCGGGGTTCAGGCCAGAGTTATGTGCTGAAAGATACGGCAGAGATCCGTATCCAGAATAGTTCAAGCATAGATGCCTCGAACATGGGCATTTCAGTCATCAGATCAAAAAATATCACGATAAGCAACTTTACCCTTAAAAACGCCGCACACGAGAATATCATCTGTCATTCCCTCGGGATACCCCTGCAGGAGTCCGAAGCCGGATATTATGAACTTCAGAACATTGGAGGGATGTACAGTTGCGGCATAAGCGTCGAAATGAGCAAAAATGTGATGTTTTCTGGAACCATCGCAGGAAACGAATCTGAAGAGCCAGGGACGCCGGGATCCGTGATCAGAAGGGGCGTCATCGCAACCATAATCGGCTCAATAGTGCTTTATTTCGCGTACCGCACATTAAAAAAGATTAAAAATATATGA
- a CDS encoding polysaccharide deacetylase family protein — translation MNFKIRHLPGPIVIMYHSITGTPPSDPFAVSRQAFSGQIEWLLDAGYDIVPLPTLVEGLKTSDPGVRMQAVITFDDGYLDFVEEALPVLEAFGVPATVFLVTGMLGEKARFNEHSPDTRLMDEDDVLSIRSRGIGLGSHTHSHANLPTLDTLALRRELDDSRETLIRFGETFLSLSYPWGKYSPREVFAAREAGYACALEVNPRTAAGSDLYGISRFGVTRDQDTKAFSRMIAPPLSDRLSRKARMLSGIRN, via the coding sequence ATGAATTTTAAGATCAGGCACCTCCCGGGTCCGATCGTCATCATGTACCATTCGATCACCGGGACCCCCCCTTCTGATCCTTTTGCCGTTTCACGGCAGGCTTTCTCCGGGCAGATCGAGTGGCTTCTGGATGCGGGCTACGATATCGTCCCGCTCCCCACGCTGGTGGAAGGGCTTAAAACCAGCGATCCGGGTGTCAGGATGCAGGCGGTCATCACCTTCGACGACGGTTACCTGGACTTTGTCGAGGAGGCGCTCCCGGTGCTGGAAGCGTTCGGTGTCCCGGCCACCGTCTTCCTCGTCACCGGGATGCTCGGGGAGAAGGCGAGGTTCAACGAGCACTCGCCCGATACACGGTTGATGGATGAAGACGACGTGCTCTCCATCCGGTCCCGTGGGATCGGGCTCGGGAGTCACACTCATTCGCATGCAAACCTTCCCACACTCGACACCCTGGCGCTCCGCAGGGAGCTGGACGATTCAAGAGAGACGCTGATCAGGTTTGGAGAGACCTTTCTCTCCCTGTCGTACCCCTGGGGAAAATATTCTCCACGAGAGGTTTTCGCCGCCAGGGAGGCAGGGTATGCCTGTGCCCTGGAAGTAAATCCCCGCACTGCCGCAGGGTCGGATCTCTACGGGATCAGCCGGTTCGGGGTTACAAGAGATCAGGACACAAAGGCGTTTTCCCGGATGATCGCCCCGCCGCTCAGTGACCGTCTCTCCAGAAAAGCACGTATGCTGTCTGGAATCAGGAACTAA
- the trpA gene encoding tryptophan synthase subunit alpha yields the protein MSRIAGAFAGAKRPFLVAYLVGGDPDPATSLAAAMAIVEGGADILEIGIPFTDPIADGPVIQEANVRALAGGMTTDKIFALVRAIRERSGVPIVLMTSYNPVYVRGDARFCHEARDAGADAVLITDLPPEESGAFDAAAREHALDRIFLVAPNTPPERLPLIAGLASGFLYLVSVQGVTGVRESLDPAIARRIAAVRSAASLPVAVGFGISRPEHVRAIADAGADAAIVGSAVVRIIGEHGGDAAAMQAALRAYVAGMAVAARRSGAL from the coding sequence ATGAGCCGGATCGCGGGGGCCTTCGCCGGGGCGAAGCGCCCCTTCCTGGTCGCCTATCTCGTCGGCGGCGACCCCGATCCCGCGACCTCCCTGGCGGCGGCGATGGCGATCGTGGAAGGCGGGGCCGATATCCTGGAGATCGGCATCCCGTTCACCGACCCGATCGCCGACGGCCCGGTGATCCAGGAGGCGAACGTGCGGGCGCTCGCCGGCGGGATGACGACCGATAAAATATTCGCCCTGGTGCGGGCGATCCGGGAGCGCTCCGGTGTCCCGATCGTGCTGATGACCTCGTACAACCCGGTCTATGTCCGCGGCGACGCACGCTTCTGCCATGAGGCGCGGGACGCCGGGGCGGACGCCGTCCTGATCACCGACCTCCCGCCAGAGGAGTCCGGTGCCTTCGACGCCGCCGCACGGGAGCACGCTCTCGACCGGATCTTCCTGGTCGCCCCCAACACCCCGCCTGAGCGCCTCCCCCTCATCGCCGGTCTGGCGAGCGGGTTCCTCTACCTCGTCTCGGTGCAGGGAGTCACCGGCGTGCGGGAGAGCCTCGACCCGGCGATCGCCCGGCGGATCGCTGCCGTCCGTTCGGCCGCCTCACTCCCGGTCGCCGTCGGCTTCGGTATCTCCAGGCCCGAGCACGTGCGGGCGATCGCCGACGCCGGGGCCGACGCCGCGATCGTGGGCAGCGCCGTCGTCAGGATCATCGGGGAGCACGGCGGCGACGCGGCGGCGATGCAGGCGGCTTTGAGGGCGTATGTGGCCGGAATGGCTGTGGCGGCCCGGCGATCTGGGGCGCTTTAG